The sequence CGGGGAACTTGCCCGGGTAGATAGCCCCGATAGCGATCTTGCTGCTCCCTGCTCACAGTCCAGTGAGTGGTATGGCTCCGTCGGAAGGCGTCTCAGGCAAAATATAGAGTCGGCGTGGACCAGCGCGGGTCAAAACCGAACGAGGTCGGTGTCTTGAAGTCGGTCTGGGCCTTGGCAGGGATATGTCGATGACTGAGGAGTGGGACGCCGCCAGTGTTCGTGACCTGCACGACGACCTCGTCTCGCTGCACGGCCCGGTCGAACGCACAAGCGACCACGGCGCCGACGCCAGCGCCGACCCTGGCGAGGGAGTTCGACAGCTGGTGACGACGATTCTCTCACAGAACGTAGCTGACGAGAACACACGCCGCGCTTCCGAGGCACTGTTCACGGCATACGGCGACTTCGCGGCTATTGAAGCCGCAGACCACGACGAACTGGCCGACACTATCCGCGTCGCCGGGCTCCCTGACCAGAAGGCCGCCCGCATTCAGCGGGCGCTTGCGGCCATCCGCGAGGAAACCGGTGGGGCCTACTCGCTTGCCTTCCTCGACGCCATGCCTACCGACGAGGCGAAAGGCTGGCTCACCGACATCAAGGGCGTCGGCCCAAAGACCGCCAGCGTCGTCCTGAACTTCCACTTCGGGAAGCCGACAATGGCTGTCGACACCCACGTCGAGCGGGTCTCCAAGCGGTTTGGGCTGGTGACCGAGTCGGCAACCAACAAGCGCGCCCACGACGAGCTAGGCGCACTCATTCCCGACGAGCTGACCTACCCGCTGCACGTCCTGCTGATTACCCACGGCCGGGAGTTCTGCTCAGCACGTAATCCCGACTGTGCTAACCCCGTCTGCGAGCGCTACTGCAGTTGCGAAGAGTGTTAGCGCCGGACGACGGCACAGAATGTCGGAACACATTGTATGGGCTAGTGCTGATTTTCAACGGTAAGCTGGTGACAGACAAAGTCATCAACTTGTGATCGGGAGATAATTTCACCGCCGTTTCAGGCGAGTGGGTCGAGGTTGTCGTGGCCCGTAGTTGTGCGTGAGACGGACACCGATTAGACGGCTTCTGGAGATGAACGAAATCAGGACGCTAGTGCGAACTCAGCCGGTCGCTCCGGCTTCCACTTCGAACGATGACAGCCAGCGCGACGGTGCCGATGACAGCGATAATCGCTCGGCCGCCGAGTCCCAGCGACATCCCGGCGAGCGACGCGAGCGTGTTTGTCAACAGGAACAGCACGACGACGGGGAGAACCCAGCTAACGGTCAGAAGCCACGGCTTTGCTACCCATTCGAAACGGTCAGTTCCAGCGCGAAACTCGGCCAGCGCTTCCCCACGCAG is a genomic window of Haloarcula sp. H-GB4 containing:
- the nth gene encoding endonuclease III, which translates into the protein MSMTEEWDAASVRDLHDDLVSLHGPVERTSDHGADASADPGEGVRQLVTTILSQNVADENTRRASEALFTAYGDFAAIEAADHDELADTIRVAGLPDQKAARIQRALAAIREETGGAYSLAFLDAMPTDEAKGWLTDIKGVGPKTASVVLNFHFGKPTMAVDTHVERVSKRFGLVTESATNKRAHDELGALIPDELTYPLHVLLITHGREFCSARNPDCANPVCERYCSCEEC